From a single Pleurodeles waltl isolate 20211129_DDA chromosome 10, aPleWal1.hap1.20221129, whole genome shotgun sequence genomic region:
- the RPUSD1 gene encoding RNA pseudouridylate synthase domain-containing protein 1 — MEPCSVENLSVLYQSSEFIVLDKHWDIRIDSKMWYEKVTVQSQLKHRFPDLADPGTYYGFRFCHQLDFSTSGALCAALSKAAAAKAYTCFTQRTVTKAYLALVRGNVSKEQQTITDPIGKNTVEGMTHMMCTEGTEGCENAKPCQTELFVLERGLYCGDPVTKVLLQPHTGRTHQLRVHCSAIGHPIVGDFTYSLKKDSGPYRMMLHSYYLRIPVEGELVEVTAPDPFITTIDSNWVPVSTVRSLEETIQDVKDRAVLEAQERQRTLLENRTNRAKSAQKTTETEEQRAVCEQWLAEWAVDQ, encoded by the exons ATGGAGCCCTGCAGCGTGGAGAACCTCTCCGTCCTCTACCAGAGCTCAGAGTTTATCGTGCTGGACAAACACTGGGACATTCGAATCGACAGCAAGATGTGGTATGAGAAGGTGACGGTCCAGAGCCAACTCAAGCACAGGTTCCCCGACCTGGCGGATCCCGGAACATACTACGGCTTCCG ATTTTGCCATCAGCTGGATTTCTCAACCAGTGGTGCCCTCTGTGCCGCTCTCagtaaagctgctgctgccaaggccTACACCTGCTTCACACAGCGGACTGTCACCAAAGCTTATCTAGCATTG GTACGTGGCAATGTGAGCAAAGAGCAGCAGACCATCACAGATCCAATTGGAAAGAACACAGTGGAAGGAATGACCCACATGATGTGCACTGAGGGAACTGAAG GCTGTGAAAATGCCAAACCCTGTCAGACAGAGCTGTTTGTCTTGGAGCGTGGTTTGTACTGTGGAGATCCGGTCACTAAAGTCCTTCTTCAGCCTCACACAG GAAGAACACACCAGCTCCGCGTTCACTGTAGTGCCATTGGGCACCCCATTGTTGGGGACTTCACATACAGCTTGAAGAAAGACAGTGGTCCCTACAGGATGATGCTCCATTCCTACTACCTTAGAATACCTGTTGAGGGAGAGCTGGTTGAAGTTACAGCCCCTGACCCTTTCATTACGACAATCGATAGCAATTGGGTACCTGTTAGCACCGTTCGCTCACTTGAGGAGACCATCCAAGATGTAAAAGATCGGGCAGTGCTGGAGGCACAAGAGCGCCAAAGGACACTCCTGGAGAATCGGACTAATCGTGCAAAAagtgcccagaagaccacagagacaGAAGAGCAGCGCGCGGTGTGCGAGCAGTGGCTAGCAGAATGGGCAGTAGACCAATAA